The Rhinoderma darwinii isolate aRhiDar2 chromosome 11, aRhiDar2.hap1, whole genome shotgun sequence genome window below encodes:
- the LOC142663772 gene encoding histone H2A type 1-like produces MSGRGKQGGKVRAKAKTRSSRAGLQFPVGRVHRLLRKGNYAQRVGAGAPVYMAAVLEYLTAEILELAGNAARDNKKTRIIPRHLQLAVRNDEELNKLLGGVTIAQGGVLPNIQAVLLPKKTESSKSAKSK; encoded by the coding sequence ATGTCTGGACGTGGTAAACAGGGAGGCAAAGTGCGGGCTAAAGCCAAGACACGCTCATCTCGGGCAGGACTTCAGTTCCCTGtcggtcgtgtgcacagacttCTACGCAAGGGCAACTACGCTCAGAGGGTGGGCGCCGGCGCTCCGGTTTACATGGCCGCTGTGCTTGAATATCTGACCGCTGAGATCCTGGAACTGGCCGGAAATGCCGCCCGGGACAACAAGAAGACCCGAATCATCCCCCGTCACCTGCAGCTGGCCGTGCGCAATGACGAGGAGCTCAACAAACTGCTGGGTGGTGTGACCATCGCTCAGGGAGGCGTCCTGCCCAACATCCAGGCCGTTCTGCTGCCCAAGAAGACCGAGAGCAGCAAAAGCGCCAAGAGCAAGTGA
- the LOC142663784 gene encoding histone H2B 1.1: MPEPAKSAPAPKKGSKKAVTKTQKKDGKKRRKSRKESYAIYVYKVLKQVHPDTGISSKAMGIMNSFVNDIFERIAGEASRLAHYNKRSTITSREIQTAVRLLLPGELAKHAVSEGTKAVTKYTSAK, encoded by the coding sequence ATGCCTGAGCCCGCTAAGTCTGCCCCGGCGCCCAAGAAGGGCTCCAAGAAAGCCGTGACCAAGACACAGAAGAAGGACGGCAAGAAGCGGAGAAAGAGCAGGAAGGAAAGCTACGCCATTTACGTGTACAAGGTGCTCAAGCAGGTCCACCCTGACACCGGCATCTCGTCCAAGGCCATGGGCATCATGAACtccttcgtcaatgacatcttcgagCGCATCGCAGGGGAAGCCTCCCGCCTAGCTCACTACAACAAGCGCTCCACCATCACCTCCCGGGAGATCCAGACTGCCGTGCGCCTGCTACTGCCTGGAGAGCTGGCCAAGCACGCCGTGTCTGAGGGCACCAAGGCCGTCACCAAGTACACCAGCGCCAAGTAA